CCTCGCGGGTAAGCTGCAAAATTTGTTCCCGGATTAACTCGCCCATAATAAAGTGCTCTGGCTGGTCGGTGATTAAGTCGGGCGGGTAGTAGTAGGGACCCGGTTCGAGGTGTTCAATTAACTGAGCTTGCAGATCGCTCAGACCTGCCCCCGTTAGGGCCGAGAACTTCAGAAGGGGCCACGCATACGGAGCCACCAGGGTTACATAGCTCGCATCTAGGTCCTTGGCCTCTGCCGGTTGAGCGTCGCACTTATTCAACCCCAGCAGGATGGGCGCCTGGGTCTGGCGAGATAAAAATTCAGCAATATAGCGATCGCCCCCGCCCGCAGGGACCGAGGCATCCACGACAAACAACACCACATCCACCAATCCCACCGTCCTCTGGGCATTTTTCACCAGCACTTCCCCCAGGGGGTGGTGGGGTTTGTGAATACCGGGTGTATCGACAAAAATCAGTTGGGCGGTGGGGGTGGTCAAAATCCCCCGCAGGCGATTGCGCGTGGTTTGGGCCACCGGTGAGGTGATGGCAATCTTTTGCCCCACCAGATGATTCATCAAGGTCGATTTCCCCACATTGGGCCGCCCCACGATCGCAATAAAACCGGAACGAAACCCTGCTGGGGGAGTAGGAATGACAAAACTATCCAAAATCGCGTTCAGTCTCTATAGGGACGGCTCAGAGGATTCCGGCAATACCGGCATCGGTTGGACTTGGGGTGTCCCCAAGCGCTCCCGTTGTCGCTTACGGAATTCAGCAGCAGCAGCATCTAAATTCTGCTGTTGTTCCTGGCTGAAGGCATCCATGTCCAGGTTACCCAACCGCGATCGGTGGATGATGTCAAACACACTTAATCCATTACCTGATCTGGCAAAGCCCCCCGATCGCTGCTCCGCTGTGGGCCGGAAATCACTCAGGGGATTCGTATTCTCCTGTGCCCAGCCCGCCTGAGCCACCACCAAGGGAGCCAGTCCCAAGCTGAGGCAAACCCACCGTAATGTTTGGGGCCAGATAGGGGCTATTGAGGGTGCATTCGGTGCCATGACTGCCTCTCCGGTATTACCAACCAAATTGGGGTGACGTAACCAGGGTCGCCAAGGTTCCCTTGAAAGCCACGTCCGATCGCTATCTCTGATCGTTTCTGAATCGTTATCTATCGCTATCTATTATTTACATCGCTATCTATTATTTACGATGATGACGATGATGACGATGACGATTGACTCCTCTCACCCCTGCTAGCGGGACCGAGGCCGCTGCCGCGATCGTTGCCGACCGAGGGCCAGCCGAGTCAGTTGTTCCCGCTGTTTCCAAATGGTCAGGCTGAGACTGAGGATACCCAGCAACCGACGCAGTTGCTGAAGTTGGCCATCTAAGCGCTGCAATTGGTTGCGCAGGCTATGGGTTCCCCGTTCGCCAATCATAATGTAGCGCGGTGCCGGTGACAGGACCCGGTGGGTTTGGCGTTCAACCGCACTCAAGACACTAGCGGCTCTGGCCAAGGTCAGGCGCAATTGCCACAGTTTCC
This DNA window, taken from Trichothermofontia sichuanensis B231, encodes the following:
- the era gene encoding GTPase Era; protein product: MDSFVIPTPPAGFRSGFIAIVGRPNVGKSTLMNHLVGQKIAITSPVAQTTRNRLRGILTTPTAQLIFVDTPGIHKPHHPLGEVLVKNAQRTVGLVDVVLFVVDASVPAGGGDRYIAEFLSRQTQAPILLGLNKCDAQPAEAKDLDASYVTLVAPYAWPLLKFSALTGAGLSDLQAQLIEHLEPGPYYYPPDLITDQPEHFIMGELIREQILQLTREEVPHSVAVTIDRVEEDAQITRILATVRVERSSQKGILIGKGGQMLKAIGSAAREQIQKLVDGKVYLELFVKVQPKWRQSQAQLAELGYRLEE